From the Nocardiopsis changdeensis genome, one window contains:
- a CDS encoding MFS transporter — protein sequence MTECAAPGAGPKAVTGAVRGLLAVLCAVAVANVYYAQPLVERIGADLGIPEAGTGAVVAAAQAGYLVGLVLLVPLGDLVDRRALIAVQLAAVAAGCALVALATGSTVLLAGMAVVGLFSVVVQVAVAHVAAVSGPAERGRNMGTVTGGVVVGVILARTVSGTVADLADWRWVYAGSAVLVTALAAAVVALPPARRACGRGPAVGYTRAVASVFTLTATDRVFRVRALVCLFLFASFGVLWSGMALPLGAGPWHLSTTQIGLFGLVGAAGALGAARAGRWADRGLGGAVTTGSLAAAVAAWPLIGQAGNSLVWFAAGVVVLDFAVQAVHVTSQDRIVAADPGSSGRTIGAYMVFYSSGSALGAVTAAWVYAQAGWGAVSVLGAAYAGAALAVWLADRRAGA from the coding sequence ATGACCGAGTGCGCGGCCCCCGGGGCCGGACCGAAGGCCGTGACCGGAGCAGTGCGGGGGCTGCTCGCGGTGCTGTGCGCCGTGGCCGTGGCGAACGTCTACTACGCCCAGCCCCTGGTGGAGCGGATCGGGGCCGACCTGGGGATCCCCGAGGCCGGAACGGGGGCGGTGGTGGCCGCGGCCCAGGCCGGGTACCTGGTGGGGCTGGTGCTGCTGGTGCCGCTGGGCGATCTGGTGGACCGCAGGGCGCTCATCGCGGTCCAGCTCGCGGCGGTCGCGGCCGGGTGCGCACTGGTGGCCCTGGCCACCGGGAGCACCGTACTGCTGGCGGGGATGGCCGTGGTCGGCCTGTTCTCGGTGGTGGTGCAGGTGGCCGTGGCGCATGTGGCGGCGGTGAGCGGGCCCGCCGAGCGCGGCCGCAACATGGGCACGGTGACCGGCGGTGTGGTGGTCGGCGTCATCCTGGCCCGGACGGTGTCCGGGACGGTCGCCGACCTGGCCGACTGGCGGTGGGTGTACGCCGGTTCGGCGGTGCTGGTGACGGCGCTGGCCGCGGCCGTCGTGGCCCTGCCGCCCGCGCGGCGGGCCTGCGGGCGCGGCCCGGCGGTCGGCTACACGCGGGCGGTGGCCTCGGTGTTCACCCTGACCGCGACCGACCGGGTGTTCCGGGTCCGGGCGCTGGTCTGCCTGTTCCTGTTCGCGTCGTTCGGAGTGCTGTGGAGCGGGATGGCGCTGCCGCTGGGCGCCGGGCCCTGGCACCTGTCGACGACGCAGATCGGCCTGTTCGGGCTGGTGGGGGCGGCGGGCGCGCTGGGCGCCGCCCGGGCCGGGCGGTGGGCCGACCGGGGGCTGGGCGGGGCCGTCACCACGGGCTCGCTGGCGGCCGCGGTGGCGGCGTGGCCGCTCATCGGGCAGGCCGGGAACTCGCTGGTGTGGTTCGCGGCGGGAGTGGTGGTGCTGGACTTCGCGGTGCAGGCCGTGCACGTGACGAGCCAGGACCGCATCGTCGCGGCCGATCCGGGGTCGAGCGGCCGGACCATCGGCGCGTACATGGTGTTCTACTCGTCGGGCAGCGCGCTGGGCGCGGTCACCGCCGCCTGGGTGTACGCGCAGGCGGGGTGGGGCGCCGTCAGCGTGCTGGGCGCGGCGTACGCCGGGGCCGCGCTGGCGGTGTGGCTCGCGGACCGGCGTGCGGGGGCGTGA
- a CDS encoding LLM class flavin-dependent oxidoreductase has product MSVDFYWRIGMHGDQRSLTERAATRGDWEPDGPGRIAPALRGGVPDGHAYIEHMADVARAAEAAGFYGGLMPSFPFTDDPWAAAGLLARETRGFRFMIAFQPGFLNPVHAARMAASLQRATNGRVVYNVITGGGGPAQLWWGDEVAHDDRYARTSEFLHVHKGVWKERPYTFDGRFHRVENGALPDALAAQDLPEIYFSGSSAAAIDAAGRHADHYLSWMEPTAALARKFAAVREHSAALGRTPRFAVRVDVVARRTEKAAWDVVRTGFESADPAALAQWRTGDSVGAARSLSFIDGPVSGYRDLEVEPNVWGGFSLLRGGPAFGLVGSYAQVAERIDELIALGVDAFILAGVPHLEEARRVGAEVLPLVTGARRPVPA; this is encoded by the coding sequence GTGTCCGTTGACTTCTACTGGCGCATCGGCATGCACGGGGACCAGAGGTCCCTCACCGAACGCGCCGCCACCCGCGGCGACTGGGAGCCCGACGGGCCGGGCCGCATCGCCCCCGCCCTGCGCGGCGGCGTCCCCGACGGGCACGCCTACATCGAGCACATGGCCGACGTGGCGCGCGCCGCCGAGGCGGCCGGGTTCTACGGCGGGCTGATGCCGTCGTTCCCGTTCACCGACGACCCGTGGGCCGCCGCGGGGCTGCTGGCGCGCGAGACCCGGGGGTTCCGGTTCATGATCGCGTTCCAGCCGGGGTTCCTGAACCCGGTGCACGCGGCCCGCATGGCGGCGAGCCTCCAGCGGGCGACGAACGGGCGCGTGGTCTACAACGTCATCACCGGCGGGGGCGGACCCGCGCAGCTGTGGTGGGGCGACGAGGTCGCCCACGACGACCGGTACGCGCGGACCTCGGAGTTCCTGCACGTCCACAAGGGGGTGTGGAAGGAGCGGCCGTACACCTTCGACGGGCGTTTCCACCGGGTCGAGAACGGGGCGCTGCCGGACGCGCTGGCGGCGCAGGACCTGCCGGAGATCTACTTCTCCGGCTCCTCCGCGGCGGCGATCGACGCGGCCGGCCGGCACGCCGACCACTACCTGTCCTGGATGGAGCCGACCGCGGCCCTGGCGCGGAAGTTCGCGGCGGTGCGCGAGCACAGCGCCGCGCTGGGGCGCACGCCCCGCTTCGCGGTCCGGGTGGACGTGGTCGCGCGCCGGACCGAGAAGGCGGCGTGGGACGTGGTGCGGACCGGGTTCGAGTCGGCCGACCCGGCGGCGCTCGCCCAGTGGCGGACGGGGGACTCGGTGGGGGCGGCGCGGAGCCTGTCGTTCATCGACGGGCCGGTGTCGGGGTACCGGGACCTGGAGGTGGAGCCGAACGTGTGGGGCGGCTTCAGCCTGCTGCGGGGCGGGCCGGCGTTCGGCCTGGTGGGGAGTTACGCCCAGGTCGCCGAGCGGATCGACGAGCTGATCGCGCTGGGCGTGGACGCGTTCATCCTCGCGGGGGTGCCCCACCTGGAGGAGGCGCGGCGCGTGGGAGCGGAGGTGCTGCCCCTGGTCACGGGGGCCCGAAGGCCCGTTCCGGCCTGA
- a CDS encoding LLM class flavin-dependent oxidoreductase, with protein sequence MTEVILRLPTRPAPARGLGAVATDVRGDLYGPLEEAFQTWRAAEIAGLDGVLAPDDPDGEEPWTVAAGVLRAGRHLRAVAEFPPSFATPVYAAKLSATLQRAAHGRLGWKVAVGGDPAVRAAQGDPVTGEDALRRAHEFLTVAKGVWHERPYTFEGDFYRVLGGGFGHPLAGRPFPTVYLSGTTPGELDLSAAHADVHLLRLGDDVGAVRAELDRRAPGRAVRLGVELSVSVRHVGQDDGPPEGVAGRWDGFASLGHTVPEGLVGTPAELAAELDALRRRGVTTFVVEARPALAEAYRLGEHLLPALAGLAEEAVAGAR encoded by the coding sequence ATGACCGAGGTGATCCTGCGCCTGCCCACCAGGCCCGCCCCTGCACGGGGACTGGGCGCGGTGGCCACGGACGTGCGCGGCGACCTGTACGGGCCGCTGGAGGAGGCGTTCCAGACCTGGCGGGCCGCCGAGATCGCCGGGCTGGACGGCGTGCTCGCCCCGGACGACCCGGACGGGGAGGAGCCCTGGACGGTCGCCGCGGGGGTGCTGCGGGCCGGCCGCCACCTGCGGGCCGTCGCGGAGTTCCCACCCTCGTTCGCGACACCGGTGTACGCGGCCAAGCTGTCGGCCACGTTGCAGCGGGCCGCCCACGGGCGCCTGGGGTGGAAGGTGGCGGTGGGCGGCGACCCGGCCGTGCGCGCCGCCCAGGGCGACCCGGTGACGGGGGAGGACGCGCTGCGCCGGGCGCACGAGTTCCTCACCGTCGCGAAGGGCGTGTGGCACGAGAGGCCGTACACCTTCGAGGGGGACTTCTACCGGGTGCTGGGAGGCGGGTTCGGGCACCCGCTGGCGGGGCGGCCCTTCCCGACGGTGTACCTGTCGGGGACCACGCCGGGGGAGCTGGACCTGTCGGCGGCCCACGCCGACGTCCACCTGCTGCGGCTCGGCGACGACGTCGGGGCCGTCCGGGCCGAACTGGACCGCCGTGCCCCGGGGCGCGCGGTCCGGCTGGGCGTGGAGCTGTCGGTGTCCGTGCGCCATGTGGGGCAGGACGACGGGCCGCCCGAGGGCGTGGCCGGCCGCTGGGACGGATTCGCGTCCCTGGGGCACACGGTCCCGGAAGGGCTGGTGGGGACCCCCGCCGAACTGGCCGCCGAGCTGGACGCCCTGCGCCGCCGCGGCGTCACCACGTTCGTCGTCGAGGCCCGCCCGGCCCTGGCGGAGGCGTACCGCCTGGGCGAACACCTGCTGCCGGCCCTCGCCGGCCTCGCGGAGGAGGCGGTCGCCGGTGCCCGCTGA